A window of the Streptomyces sp. NBC_00454 genome harbors these coding sequences:
- a CDS encoding alpha/beta hydrolase, with protein sequence MRKKRLASLLAAAGLLASSVSLTAAAQAFAAPVADEAPAADNAPLSGEAPLADTYLRQQPAWHRCSPDQPASYECATIKVPLDYQRPRGKTLDLAMSRVRSENPAKRHGVMLLNPGGPGGSGLDLPLYIGESMPKEVREQYDLIGFDPRGVGASSPVTCGLTDTEQEFDRAYRPETFPSDVAWARTVADKCREKAGSVLPYLTTRNTARDMDTIRAVLGERKISYLGYSYGTYLGAVYTQMFPNRTDRFVLDSGVDPDRIWRGMIQVWATEAEPAFARWTRWAAERAGEYHLGDSPASVSGTFWQLVARADRDPIVFQGQKINGDDIRRARGMFFYPAQITPLVVALKDAADGKPGGPTAFDMKKALAGGSGNGAAAEPASDNGTAVFWSVVCGDTADWPRDPERYRRDAVRDKAAYPLYGDFASNIKPCAFWQRPLEAATPMRTRAAVVTVQNEWDSQTPLASGLGMHRALKGSRMVLALGGEGHGAYLADPSSCVNAPVSEYLVTGRLPAQDLTCRATGGRAELGAGSGSGSGTGSAPAGRLPFPSGGPGRF encoded by the coding sequence GTGCGAAAGAAACGACTGGCATCCTTACTGGCCGCCGCCGGGCTCCTCGCGAGTTCCGTGTCCCTGACGGCTGCCGCTCAGGCATTCGCCGCTCCGGTTGCCGACGAGGCTCCCGCTGCCGACAACGCTCCCCTTTCCGGCGAAGCTCCCCTTGCCGACACATACCTGCGCCAGCAGCCCGCGTGGCACCGCTGCAGCCCCGATCAGCCCGCCTCGTACGAGTGCGCCACCATCAAGGTGCCGCTCGACTACCAGCGGCCCCGGGGGAAGACGCTCGACCTCGCCATGTCCCGGGTCAGGAGCGAGAACCCGGCGAAGCGGCACGGGGTCATGCTGCTCAACCCGGGCGGGCCGGGCGGCAGCGGGCTCGATCTGCCCCTGTACATCGGGGAGTCGATGCCCAAGGAGGTCCGCGAGCAGTACGACTTGATCGGCTTCGATCCGCGCGGGGTCGGGGCCAGCTCTCCGGTGACCTGCGGACTGACCGACACCGAGCAGGAGTTCGACCGGGCCTACCGGCCCGAGACCTTCCCCTCCGATGTCGCGTGGGCCCGTACGGTCGCCGACAAGTGCCGGGAGAAGGCCGGTTCCGTGCTCCCGTACCTCACCACCCGCAACACCGCGCGCGATATGGACACGATCCGTGCGGTGCTGGGCGAGCGGAAGATCTCGTACCTGGGGTACTCGTACGGGACCTACCTCGGCGCGGTGTACACGCAGATGTTCCCGAACCGCACCGACCGCTTCGTGCTGGACAGCGGGGTCGACCCGGACCGGATCTGGCGGGGCATGATCCAGGTCTGGGCGACGGAGGCCGAGCCCGCCTTCGCGCGCTGGACGCGCTGGGCGGCGGAGCGCGCGGGCGAGTACCACCTCGGCGACAGCCCGGCCTCGGTGTCCGGGACCTTCTGGCAGCTGGTGGCGAGGGCCGACCGGGATCCGATCGTCTTCCAGGGGCAGAAGATCAACGGCGACGACATCCGCCGCGCACGCGGAATGTTCTTCTATCCCGCGCAGATCACTCCGCTGGTGGTGGCGCTGAAGGACGCCGCCGACGGAAAGCCGGGCGGGCCCACCGCCTTCGACATGAAGAAGGCCCTCGCGGGCGGATCCGGGAACGGCGCCGCGGCCGAACCCGCTTCGGACAACGGGACCGCCGTCTTCTGGAGCGTGGTGTGCGGGGACACGGCCGACTGGCCGCGCGATCCCGAGCGGTACCGGCGCGACGCGGTCAGGGACAAGGCCGCGTACCCGCTCTACGGGGACTTCGCCTCGAACATCAAGCCGTGCGCCTTCTGGCAGCGGCCCCTGGAGGCGGCGACCCCGATGAGGACGAGGGCCGCCGTGGTCACCGTGCAGAACGAGTGGGATTCGCAGACCCCGCTGGCCAGCGGCCTGGGCATGCACCGCGCGCTGAAGGGCTCGCGGATGGTCCTGGCCCTGGGCGGCGAGGGCCACGGCGCCTACCTGGCCGATCCGTCCTCGTGCGTCAACGCCCCGGTCAGCGAGTACCTCGTCACGGGCCGGCTCCCGGCCCAGGACCTGACCTGCCGGGCCACGGGCGGCCGGGCTGAGCTCGGTGCCGGATCGGGGTCTGGTTCGGGAACCGGGTCGGCTCCGGCCGGACGGCTCCCGTTCCCGTCGGGCGGGCCGGGCCGCTTCTGA
- a CDS encoding alpha/beta fold hydrolase has protein sequence MTELHAVTANGGVRISYEVTGPADGPPVLLLPALGETAADWAAVRDGLARERRVFALDLRGLPRGMTPPGRPGRGAAQAADCMADRRRTKRMASPAATA, from the coding sequence GTGACGGAACTGCACGCGGTGACGGCGAACGGTGGGGTGCGGATCTCCTACGAGGTCACGGGCCCGGCGGACGGACCACCGGTCCTCCTGCTCCCCGCACTGGGCGAAACGGCCGCCGACTGGGCAGCCGTGCGGGACGGACTCGCGCGGGAGCGCCGGGTGTTCGCGCTGGACCTGCGCGGCCTTCCTCGCGGCATGACCCCGCCCGGGCGGCCGGGCCGGGGCGCCGCTCAGGCGGCGGACTGCATGGCCGACAGGCGGCGTACGAAGAGGATGGCCAGTCCCGCCGCCACTGCGTAG
- a CDS encoding DUF4142 domain-containing protein, which yields MPSIRRSAVGSMSVASRHVMGTGIVIGALALTLIALLIPVRSFGGRIAEAAAAPVAAPDDDGAGITSTAFGPLTPQDRDFVRKVRLAGLWELPAGRQAQQRGTSPAVRMAGEHLVEGHTELDRRVREVGQALGLDLPDRPSDQQQAWLDQLDRAQGAAYERLFIQLLRRAHGKVFTLVAQVRAQTRNSMVRELATDANTTVLDHISILEASGLVDFDGLADAVPAGRAPAPAPTSAPASSADSRSRK from the coding sequence GTGCCGTCAATCCGTCGGTCGGCCGTCGGCAGCATGTCGGTCGCTTCGCGACACGTGATGGGTACGGGCATCGTCATCGGCGCCCTGGCCCTCACCCTGATCGCGCTGTTGATCCCGGTGCGGAGCTTCGGCGGCAGGATCGCCGAGGCCGCCGCGGCTCCCGTCGCCGCCCCCGACGACGACGGCGCCGGGATCACGAGCACGGCCTTCGGGCCGCTCACCCCCCAGGACCGCGACTTCGTCCGCAAGGTCCGCCTCGCAGGGCTGTGGGAGCTGCCCGCGGGGCGGCAGGCGCAGCAGCGGGGCACCAGCCCGGCGGTGCGCATGGCCGGGGAGCACCTCGTGGAGGGGCACACCGAGCTGGACCGGCGGGTCCGGGAGGTCGGTCAGGCCCTCGGCCTCGACCTGCCCGACCGGCCCTCCGATCAGCAGCAGGCCTGGCTCGACCAGTTGGACCGCGCGCAGGGGGCCGCGTACGAGCGGCTGTTCATCCAGCTGCTGCGCCGGGCCCACGGCAAGGTGTTCACGCTCGTCGCCCAAGTGCGGGCGCAGACGAGGAACTCCATGGTCCGCGAGCTGGCCACGGACGCCAACACCACGGTCCTGGACCACATCTCGATCCTGGAGGCCAGTGGGCTGGTCGACTTCGACGGCCTCGCGGACGCCGTGCCCGCCGGCCGGGCCCCCGCTCCCGCCCCCACCTCCGCTCCGGCCTCCTCCGCCGACTCCCGTTCGAGGAAGTGA
- a CDS encoding DUF4328 domain-containing protein, translating to MSAGTARLSPLGAPPARSLLRSPKGLATALTVLLGLCAATRLLAVAAGVNRYRALDGFEEAVGLGHSGNLLMIATSLVLLAMIPTAVVFIVWFHRVRVNAGVYAQGTFRGGAGWAIGVWFIPVLGWTVLPCLIAVKVWAASASRLPGKAALTSFGPVYAWAGALGAAMLASGGAGVFARGAATRDAVREAALLAAASDLVYAVAAGLAILFVRRLSAMQSAA from the coding sequence ATGTCCGCCGGTACCGCAAGACTGTCCCCGCTCGGCGCGCCCCCGGCGCGCTCCCTCCTGCGCTCACCGAAGGGACTGGCGACGGCGCTGACCGTACTGCTCGGCCTGTGCGCCGCGACCCGGCTGCTCGCCGTCGCCGCCGGGGTCAACCGGTACCGAGCGCTGGACGGCTTCGAGGAGGCCGTGGGGCTGGGACATTCCGGGAATCTGCTCATGATCGCGACGAGCCTGGTCCTCCTGGCCATGATCCCCACCGCGGTGGTCTTCATCGTCTGGTTCCACCGGGTCCGGGTGAACGCCGGCGTGTACGCGCAGGGCACGTTCCGGGGCGGTGCCGGCTGGGCGATCGGGGTCTGGTTCATCCCGGTCCTGGGCTGGACCGTCCTGCCGTGCCTGATCGCCGTGAAGGTGTGGGCGGCCAGTGCCTCGAGGCTGCCCGGCAAGGCCGCGCTGACCTCGTTCGGCCCCGTCTACGCCTGGGCCGGAGCCCTCGGTGCGGCGATGCTGGCCTCCGGCGGTGCGGGTGTGTTCGCCCGGGGCGCCGCGACCCGGGACGCGGTGCGCGAGGCCGCTCTGCTCGCTGCGGCCTCGGACCTGGTCTACGCAGTGGCGGCGGGACTGGCCATCCTCTTCGTACGCCGCCTGTCGGCCATGCAGTCCGCCGCCTGA
- a CDS encoding FAD-dependent oxidoreductase yields the protein MSSQSRYPHLLSPLDLGFTTLPNRVIMGSMHTGLEEHERGFERLAAFYAERARGGAGLIVTGGIAPNDAGRPFEGGARLTTEEEAAEHRVITEAVHAEGGRIAMQILHFGRYAYHKDLVAPSALQAPISPFVPNALTDAEVERTVEDFVRAARLAKLAGYDGVEIMGSEGYLVNEFIAAATNKRTDRWGGAYENRVRFPLEIVRRTRAAVGEDFILIYRLSMLDLIPGGSTLDEVVHLAKEIEAAGATIINTGIGWHEARIPTIATSVPRGAYTWVTKRLMGAVSVPLVTSNRINTPEIAEELLADGRADLVSLARPFLADADFVAKAAAGRSETINTCIGCNQACLDHTFSGKITSCLVNPRACHETELTLSATKLKKRVAVVGAGPAGLACAVSAAERGHAVTLYEASGHIGGQLDIARRVPGKEEFEETIRYFGTQLAEHAVEVKLNTRAEVETLRGYDEVVVATGVTPRIPDIEGVDGPTVVTYLDVLRDGAPVGERVAVLGAGGIGFDVAEYLTDSGEGASQDPEVYFRHWGVDTAYTGPGGLTAPERPAPPRRVHLLQRKTTKVGAGLGTTTGWIHRAELKHRGVVSVAGATYDRIDAEGLHITVEGEQQLVPADTVVLCTGQEPRRDLYEALRAAGIEAHLIGGADVAAELDAKRAIRQGTELAASL from the coding sequence ATGAGTTCCCAGAGCCGGTACCCGCACCTGCTGAGCCCCCTGGACCTCGGCTTCACCACCCTGCCGAACCGCGTGATCATGGGCTCCATGCACACCGGCCTCGAAGAGCACGAGCGCGGCTTCGAGCGCCTCGCCGCCTTCTACGCCGAGCGCGCCCGCGGGGGAGCCGGCCTGATCGTCACCGGCGGCATAGCCCCCAACGACGCCGGCCGCCCCTTCGAGGGCGGCGCCCGCCTCACCACCGAGGAGGAGGCCGCCGAGCACCGGGTGATCACCGAGGCCGTGCACGCCGAGGGCGGCAGGATCGCGATGCAGATCCTGCACTTCGGCCGCTACGCCTACCACAAGGACCTGGTCGCCCCCAGCGCGCTCCAGGCCCCGATCAGTCCGTTCGTCCCGAACGCCCTCACGGACGCCGAAGTCGAGCGCACCGTGGAGGACTTCGTCCGCGCCGCCCGCCTCGCGAAGCTCGCCGGCTACGACGGCGTCGAGATCATGGGCTCCGAGGGCTACCTGGTCAACGAGTTCATCGCCGCCGCCACCAACAAGCGCACCGACCGCTGGGGCGGTGCGTACGAGAACCGCGTCCGCTTCCCCCTGGAGATCGTGCGGCGAACCCGCGCGGCCGTGGGCGAGGACTTCATCCTCATCTACCGGCTGTCCATGCTGGACCTGATCCCCGGCGGCTCCACCCTCGACGAGGTGGTGCACCTCGCCAAGGAGATCGAGGCCGCGGGCGCCACCATCATCAACACGGGCATCGGCTGGCACGAGGCCCGCATCCCCACCATCGCCACCTCCGTCCCGCGTGGTGCCTACACCTGGGTCACCAAGCGGCTGATGGGCGCCGTGTCCGTCCCCCTCGTCACGAGCAACCGCATCAACACCCCGGAGATCGCCGAGGAGTTGCTCGCCGACGGGCGTGCGGACCTGGTCTCGCTGGCCCGCCCCTTCCTCGCCGACGCCGATTTCGTCGCCAAGGCCGCCGCGGGCCGCTCCGAGACCATCAACACGTGCATCGGCTGCAACCAGGCCTGCCTCGACCACACCTTCAGCGGCAAGATCACCAGCTGCCTGGTCAACCCGCGCGCCTGCCACGAGACTGAACTGACGCTCTCCGCAACGAAGTTGAAGAAGCGCGTTGCTGTCGTCGGAGCCGGCCCGGCCGGTCTGGCCTGCGCGGTCTCCGCCGCCGAGCGCGGCCACGCCGTCACCCTGTACGAGGCCTCCGGCCACATTGGCGGCCAGCTCGACATCGCCCGACGCGTCCCGGGCAAGGAGGAGTTCGAGGAGACCATCCGCTACTTCGGCACCCAGCTCGCCGAGCACGCGGTCGAGGTCAAGCTGAACACCCGCGCCGAAGTGGAGACCTTGCGCGGCTACGACGAGGTCGTCGTCGCCACCGGAGTCACCCCCCGCATCCCCGACATCGAGGGCGTGGACGGCCCCACCGTCGTGACCTACCTCGACGTCCTGCGCGACGGAGCCCCCGTCGGCGAGCGCGTCGCGGTCCTCGGCGCCGGCGGCATCGGCTTCGACGTGGCCGAGTACCTCACCGACAGCGGCGAAGGCGCCTCCCAGGACCCCGAGGTCTACTTCCGCCACTGGGGCGTGGACACCGCGTACACCGGCCCCGGCGGCCTCACCGCCCCCGAACGTCCGGCCCCGCCGCGCCGGGTCCACCTGCTCCAGCGCAAGACCACCAAGGTCGGCGCGGGCCTCGGCACCACCACCGGCTGGATCCACCGCGCGGAGCTCAAGCACCGCGGCGTCGTCTCGGTCGCGGGGGCCACGTACGACCGCATCGACGCCGAGGGCCTGCACATCACGGTCGAGGGCGAGCAGCAACTGGTACCCGCCGACACGGTGGTCCTGTGCACCGGCCAGGAGCCGCGCCGCGACCTGTACGAGGCCCTGCGCGCGGCCGGGATCGAGGCCCACCTGATCGGCGGCGCCGACGTGGCCGCCGAGCTCGACGCCAAGCGGGCCATCCGGCAGGGCACGGAACTGGCCGCCTCCCTCTGA
- a CDS encoding DUF1996 domain-containing protein has protein sequence MNRTGHKRRLRPSYKALALVSALALGGGAVVIAAQGASAGQDKARTAPVTATIDCPDVGEQLSEVPDEARPEVDRELAGLDTQIADAYQRLATGKAQGGALLGELKGQRDAAIGRMSDAIGRTTARPDGLAQLSACAMREAPTGNDDEGLDGTNALAGPAARSGSGAPAKGGPARGDFVAIGSVKPNVRAPKPKSTASTGSIAVQCGRNENRHLNPDNVIVAPGVGNGAHHMHDYVGNKTTDAFSTNKSLAASGTTCTNGDQSTYYWPVLRLRDGKAEQDAAAPGGGQDANVGTILRPKQVTTDFKGSPVSRVTAMPRFLRIITGDAKAFTNGPANANASWSCTGFEDRQLKDKYPICPKGSDVVRTFTFQSCWDGKNTDSANHRTHVAFAAADGSCRSGFKAIPQLVQRIVYAVPPGARFAVDSFPEQLHKPVTDHGDFINVMSDALMANAVRCINGGRSCR, from the coding sequence ATGAACCGCACCGGACACAAACGCCGCCTGAGGCCCTCGTACAAGGCCCTCGCCCTCGTCAGCGCCCTCGCCCTGGGCGGCGGCGCGGTGGTGATCGCCGCCCAAGGCGCCTCCGCCGGCCAGGACAAGGCGCGCACCGCGCCGGTCACGGCCACCATCGACTGCCCCGACGTGGGCGAGCAGCTGAGCGAGGTGCCCGATGAGGCCCGGCCCGAGGTGGACCGGGAGCTCGCGGGGCTCGACACCCAGATCGCCGACGCCTACCAGCGGCTCGCCACCGGCAAGGCGCAGGGCGGGGCGCTGCTCGGGGAGCTGAAGGGCCAGCGGGACGCCGCGATCGGCCGGATGTCCGACGCCATCGGACGCACCACCGCCCGCCCCGACGGGCTGGCGCAACTGAGCGCCTGCGCGATGCGGGAGGCGCCGACCGGCAACGACGACGAGGGCCTGGACGGTACGAACGCGCTCGCGGGCCCGGCGGCCCGCTCGGGCTCGGGAGCCCCGGCGAAGGGCGGTCCGGCGCGCGGCGACTTCGTCGCCATCGGCTCCGTCAAGCCGAACGTGCGCGCCCCGAAGCCCAAGTCCACCGCATCCACCGGATCGATCGCCGTCCAGTGCGGCCGCAACGAGAACCGGCACCTCAACCCCGACAACGTGATCGTCGCCCCCGGGGTGGGCAACGGCGCCCACCACATGCACGATTACGTCGGCAACAAGACCACGGACGCCTTCTCCACCAACAAGAGCCTGGCCGCTTCCGGGACCACGTGCACCAACGGCGACCAGTCCACGTACTACTGGCCCGTGCTGCGGCTGCGCGACGGCAAGGCGGAACAGGACGCGGCTGCCCCCGGCGGCGGTCAGGACGCCAACGTGGGCACGATCCTGCGGCCCAAGCAGGTGACGACCGACTTCAAGGGGAGCCCGGTCTCCCGGGTCACCGCCATGCCCCGCTTCCTGCGGATCATCACCGGTGACGCGAAGGCGTTCACCAACGGCCCGGCCAACGCCAACGCCTCGTGGAGCTGCACCGGCTTCGAGGACCGGCAGCTGAAGGACAAGTACCCGATCTGTCCCAAGGGCAGCGACGTGGTGCGCACGTTCACCTTCCAGAGCTGCTGGGACGGCAAGAACACCGACAGTGCCAACCACCGCACCCACGTGGCCTTCGCGGCCGCCGACGGCTCCTGCAGGTCGGGCTTCAAGGCGATCCCGCAGCTGGTGCAGCGCATCGTCTACGCGGTCCCCCCGGGCGCGCGCTTCGCGGTGGACAGCTTCCCCGAGCAGCTGCACAAGCCGGTGACCGACCACGGGGACTTCATCAACGTGATGTCGGACGCGCTGATGGCCAACGCGGTGCGCTGCATCAACGGCGGGCGTTCCTGCCGGTAA
- a CDS encoding PaaI family thioesterase, translating into MTLTPADADKILTDNFAPWVLALGLTVQETGERHAVLRLPWSDALARDGGGLSGQALMAAADTATVIAISAARGAYGPMTTVQQSTSFQRPVVGADVLIDVRITKLGKRMAFADITMTPEGAPEPAAKASTVYALLG; encoded by the coding sequence GTGACGTTGACACCGGCAGACGCGGACAAGATCCTCACCGACAACTTCGCCCCCTGGGTGCTGGCCCTGGGGCTCACCGTCCAGGAGACGGGCGAGCGGCACGCCGTGCTCCGGCTGCCCTGGTCCGACGCCCTCGCCCGGGACGGCGGGGGGCTGTCCGGCCAGGCCCTGATGGCCGCCGCCGACACCGCCACCGTCATCGCGATCTCCGCCGCACGCGGGGCGTACGGCCCGATGACCACGGTCCAGCAGTCCACCAGCTTCCAGCGGCCGGTGGTCGGCGCCGACGTGCTGATCGACGTACGGATCACCAAACTCGGCAAGCGGATGGCCTTCGCCGACATCACCATGACCCCCGAGGGCGCGCCGGAGCCGGCCGCGAAGGCCTCCACGGTCTACGCCCTGCTCGGGTGA
- a CDS encoding PucR family transcriptional regulator: MCELLNRIWSRPRGEWTRVLRRELPTLAAGMVEELRETLPGFSALVDDVDDELVRQRLEAALLTALGYREASAEEPGDRHPADQGHPDHGHPDPEQGNREEGDLVRERSARRRGRGPDTGSAAAPVHEPCPSVPLTPLKAVPSQRTGSVRELARRELFTVLTGDMPLSDLALADLASAAGWPLPAAVRAVVPASPGETQQLAALLDDCLGGMAGGQPCLLVPTEDPEARTALDCALRGRFAAVGHPVAPRDSASSLRWAVRLLSLTPTRAGLDVRAVYVDDHLSTLLLLQDEPLAHALAARWLRPLAELTPRQSERLEVTLLAWLEGGGAPEAAKALSVHPQTVRYRMRQLEKLFGPGLRDPRTRFELELALRSRRLMAQVRLRPSRGSRRARVVTADFRPPLGAGRIARVNGL, from the coding sequence ATGTGCGAACTTCTGAACCGCATCTGGTCCCGACCACGGGGCGAGTGGACCCGGGTCCTGCGCAGGGAACTGCCCACGCTGGCCGCGGGGATGGTGGAGGAGCTGCGGGAGACCCTCCCGGGATTCTCGGCGCTCGTCGACGACGTCGACGACGAACTGGTCAGACAACGACTGGAGGCGGCCCTGCTCACCGCCCTCGGTTACCGCGAGGCCTCCGCGGAGGAGCCGGGCGACCGGCACCCGGCGGACCAGGGGCATCCGGACCACGGGCATCCGGACCCGGAGCAGGGGAACCGGGAGGAGGGGGACCTGGTACGGGAGCGGTCCGCGCGCAGGCGCGGCCGCGGCCCGGACACCGGGTCCGCCGCAGCTCCGGTCCACGAGCCCTGCCCCTCCGTGCCGTTGACGCCCCTGAAGGCCGTGCCCTCGCAGCGGACGGGCTCGGTCCGCGAACTTGCCCGGCGGGAGCTCTTCACCGTACTCACGGGTGACATGCCCCTGTCGGACCTGGCGCTCGCCGACCTGGCGAGCGCGGCCGGCTGGCCGCTGCCCGCGGCGGTACGGGCCGTCGTGCCGGCCTCTCCCGGCGAGACCCAGCAGCTCGCCGCCCTCCTCGACGACTGCCTCGGCGGCATGGCCGGCGGGCAGCCCTGTCTGCTCGTCCCGACCGAGGACCCGGAGGCACGCACCGCGCTGGACTGCGCGCTGCGCGGCCGGTTCGCCGCCGTGGGCCACCCCGTCGCGCCCCGCGACAGCGCCTCCTCCCTGCGCTGGGCGGTACGGCTGCTGTCGCTGACCCCGACGCGGGCCGGTCTGGACGTCCGGGCCGTCTACGTGGACGACCACCTCTCCACCCTGCTGCTGCTCCAGGACGAGCCGCTGGCACACGCTCTCGCCGCACGCTGGCTGCGACCCCTGGCGGAACTGACCCCGCGCCAGAGCGAGCGCCTCGAAGTGACCCTGCTGGCCTGGCTGGAGGGCGGCGGAGCGCCCGAGGCGGCCAAAGCCCTGAGTGTTCACCCCCAGACGGTCCGGTACCGCATGCGCCAGCTGGAGAAGCTCTTCGGTCCCGGCCTGCGGGACCCGCGCACCCGTTTCGAACTGGAACTGGCCCTGCGCAGCCGCCGTCTGATGGCCCAGGTGCGGCTGCGGCCCTCCCGCGGCAGCCGCCGGGCCCGGGTGGTCACCGCGGACTTCCGGCCGCCGCTGGGCGCCGGGCGCATCGCCCGCGTCAACGGCCTCTGA
- a CDS encoding SRPBCC family protein, whose product MSGQFEASVEIDRPVDEVFAYLADGRHDPEFSPRVQKITRTPDGPTAVGTMFRSTVKDAGMKTDRAFQITALDAPRQIRWSELSENMVTADGGYDLEELPGGRTRVRIFNTLTGHGLGRLLVGLALSAARKDAPDFGRRIKAAVEASPHVT is encoded by the coding sequence ATGTCCGGACAGTTCGAGGCGAGCGTCGAGATCGACCGCCCCGTCGACGAGGTCTTCGCGTACCTCGCCGACGGGCGCCACGACCCCGAATTCAGCCCGCGCGTCCAGAAGATCACCCGGACCCCGGACGGCCCGACGGCCGTCGGCACGATGTTCCGCAGCACCGTGAAGGACGCGGGGATGAAGACCGACCGCGCCTTCCAGATCACCGCGCTCGACGCGCCGCGGCAGATCCGCTGGTCGGAGCTGAGCGAGAACATGGTCACCGCGGACGGCGGCTACGACCTGGAGGAACTCCCCGGAGGCCGCACCCGGGTCCGGATCTTCAACACGCTCACCGGGCACGGCTTGGGCAGGCTGCTGGTCGGCCTGGCCCTGAGCGCGGCACGCAAGGACGCCCCCGACTTCGGCCGTCGCATCAAGGCGGCGGTCGAGGCGTCCCCGCACGTGACCTGA
- a CDS encoding NADH-ubiquinone oxidoreductase-F iron-sulfur binding region domain-containing protein, translating to MSPVTRPVLGCVGQPRLLAGLDAADRLDRAGHLSVHGALPPYPPEGLVALAEDIGLGGRGGAGFPFARKLRAVMRSARGRDGRTAVVVNASEGEPSCLKDAALLLHVPHLVLDGALLAAAALGAEDVVVGVTREDVEQSLGAAVAERGPVGRRVRVVRLPERFVTGEGTALVKGLDGGPALPSGQKVRTAERGLGGLPTLLSNAETYAHLAVAARIGAQEYRTAGLPAEPGTTLLTVAGSTVVEVPLGTSLAYVLDLCGTVPGQGVLVGGYHGRWLAPAAAREAALSRRSLAAYDAVLGAGAVLPLPEDTCPAGEVARVTRWMAEESAGQCGPCVRGLPALADAVEQLVGGGGGAALEAVQARMRGVLGRGACAHPDGTSAFVASALAVFPDEFRDHALGSGCGRPVLGALPLPADENPERLVVDWTLCKGHGLCVDLLPDVVRLDADGYPAQGVMPVPGRLRPKALRAVRRCPALALRIQE from the coding sequence ATGAGCCCGGTGACGCGCCCCGTACTCGGCTGCGTGGGACAGCCCCGACTGCTCGCCGGACTCGACGCCGCGGACCGGCTCGACCGCGCCGGCCACCTGAGCGTGCACGGCGCCCTGCCCCCCTACCCGCCGGAGGGCCTGGTCGCGCTCGCCGAGGACATCGGCCTGGGCGGACGCGGAGGAGCGGGCTTCCCGTTCGCCCGCAAGCTCCGGGCCGTCATGCGGTCCGCGCGCGGACGCGACGGACGCACCGCCGTCGTGGTCAACGCCTCGGAGGGAGAGCCGAGTTGCCTCAAGGACGCCGCCCTGCTGCTGCACGTACCGCACCTGGTGCTCGACGGGGCCCTGCTGGCCGCCGCGGCCCTCGGAGCGGAGGACGTGGTCGTCGGCGTGACCCGGGAGGACGTGGAACAGTCCCTCGGCGCGGCCGTGGCCGAACGCGGCCCGGTCGGCCGCCGGGTCCGCGTCGTCCGACTGCCCGAACGCTTCGTCACGGGCGAGGGGACCGCCCTGGTCAAGGGGCTCGACGGCGGGCCCGCCCTGCCGTCCGGACAGAAGGTGCGCACCGCCGAGCGGGGACTCGGCGGCCTCCCCACCCTGCTGTCCAACGCCGAGACGTACGCACACCTCGCCGTCGCCGCCCGGATCGGCGCCCAGGAGTACCGTACGGCCGGCCTGCCCGCGGAACCCGGAACCACCCTGCTCACCGTCGCCGGCTCGACCGTCGTCGAGGTACCGCTCGGGACCTCGTTGGCGTACGTCCTGGACCTGTGCGGAACCGTACCGGGCCAGGGCGTCCTCGTCGGCGGCTACCACGGCCGGTGGCTGGCCCCGGCGGCCGCGCGGGAGGCCGCCCTGTCCCGGCGGTCCCTGGCCGCGTACGACGCGGTGCTGGGGGCCGGCGCGGTGCTGCCGCTGCCCGAGGACACCTGTCCGGCCGGCGAGGTGGCCCGGGTCACCCGCTGGATGGCGGAGGAATCGGCGGGCCAGTGCGGCCCGTGCGTCCGGGGCCTGCCCGCGCTCGCCGACGCGGTGGAACAGCTCGTGGGCGGCGGGGGAGGAGCGGCCCTCGAGGCGGTACAGGCGCGGATGCGAGGGGTGCTGGGCCGCGGCGCGTGCGCCCACCCGGACGGTACGTCCGCCTTCGTGGCCTCGGCGCTGGCCGTCTTCCCCGACGAGTTCCGCGACCACGCGCTGGGCAGCGGCTGCGGACGCCCGGTGCTGGGAGCGCTGCCGCTGCCGGCCGACGAGAACCCCGAACGCCTCGTCGTGGACTGGACGTTGTGCAAGGGCCACGGCCTGTGCGTGGACCTGCTGCCCGATGTGGTCCGGCTGGACGCCGACGGCTACCCCGCCCAGGGGGTCATGCCGGTCCCCGGACGCCTGCGACCCAAAGCGCTGCGCGCGGTGCGCCGTTGCCCGGCCCTGGCGCTGCGCATTCAGGAATGA